In the Hippoglossus stenolepis isolate QCI-W04-F060 chromosome 14, HSTE1.2, whole genome shotgun sequence genome, one interval contains:
- the LOC118121047 gene encoding retinoic acid-induced protein 2-like, with protein MEGSNDVSGPMTQPQTDKCSAEVRGREVRCKVDDGAMALAPSDSCGGTGLTKGGLSNLVEPPAPSVVTPTAESPGGVSLKVSTTVLHPMCLGESPLMLPIHLQMAGAAGSQLSQMGAAPYLITSQSPVSLPLVLDQQVLQHMSPSVIPQTANCPQLPLHNSILCQNPLTFGLPPGVDQKSAGQTQDANLLSLLQNPAFAAILQDLFSSQAGSSTCQSPGSTFFPLPPLTSPYTSPLAPLVPPATLLVPYPVIIPLPVPLPIPLPIPIPVPQTEDLKGNMPKPVCTVSKSTQTSPKDTTSPSVLSSRYLPLLQPQNVSLSSLPVEEGQVLDLSVRACPVEPKQEFPIVQQDSVLDLSVPGVRKKCVQSCNSSGSLGRDRELAFQSSQDTSGTSLSVECTQSLDSKLLGSLASLEFSRQHKWLVESSSGGPGSLGQEASLSGAGNLEIVSTSQTAKVIVSVKDAIPAILCGKIKGLSGVSTKNFSIKRDGSKVPSLQQLYGVPSASQGEQHDPNDPLKKVPKNRAIKLKKVSSQEIHFLPIKKQRLAALLPRK; from the coding sequence ATGGAGGGCAGCAATGATGTGTCTGGACCCATGACACAGCCGCAGACTGACAAGTGCAGcgcagaggtcagaggaagagaagtcCGTTGTAAAGTGGACGATGGAGCGATGGCACTCGCTCCCAGTGACTCCTGTGGCGGCACAGGACTGACCAAAGGAGGCCTCTCTAACCTGGTGGAGCCTCCTGCACCGTCGGTGGTGACTCCCACCGCTGAATCTCCAGGAGGCGTGTCGCTGAAAGTTTCCACAACTGTGCTGCACCCAATGTGTCTGGGAGAGAGCCCACTGATGCTGCCCATTCACCTCCAGATGGCCGGAGCAGCCGGGTCCCAGCTCAGCCAAATGGGGGCAGCACCGTACTTGATAACAAGCCAAAGCCCCGTTTCACTTCCCCTGGTCCTGGATCAGCAGGTCCTCCAGCACATGAGTCCCTCTGTCATTCCTCAGACCGCTAACTGTCCGCAGCTGCCGCTCCATAACAGCATCCTATGTCAGAATCCTTTGACGTTTGGTTTACCTCCAGGTGTTGACCAGAAGTCAGCAGGACAGACGCAGGATGCtaacctgctctctctcctccagaatCCAGCTTTTGCAGCCATCTTACAGGACCTCTTCTCTTCACAGGCCGGTTCATCCACCTGTCAGTCACCAGGCTCTACCTTCTTCCCCCTCCCTCCGCTCACATCCCCCTACACCTCCCCTCTGGCCCCATTGGTCCCTCCTGCCACACTTCTCGTCCCCTACCCCGTCATCATCCCTCTGCCAGTGCCTCTGCCCATCCCACTCCCCATCCCCATCCCTGTCCCTCAGACTGAGGATTTAAAGGGGAACATGCCAAAACCAGTTTGCACAGTGAGTAAAAGTACTCAGACTTCTCCAAAAGACACTACCTCTCCTTCGGTGTTGTCAAGCAGATACCTGCCCCTGTTGCAGCCACAAAATGTGTCCCTGTCCTCACTTCCTGTAGAAGAAGGACAGGTGTTAGATCTGTCGGTCAGGGCATGTCCAGTTGAGCCAAAACAGGAATTTCCCATCGTGCAGCAGGACAGTGTGCTTGACCTGTCAGTGCCTGGTGTGAGGAAAAAGTGTGTTCAGTCGTGCAACTCCAGTGGCTCACTAGGACGAGACAGAGAATTAGCTTTCCAGTCCAGTCAGGATACAAGTGGTACTTCACTGTCTGTTGAATGCACTCAGAGTTTAGATTCCAAACTCCTGGGCAGTCTGGCCTCACTGGAGTTCAGCCGGCAGCACAAGTGGCTGGTGGAGAGCAGCTCCGGTGGGCCGGGCTCCCTGGGTCAGGAGGCGTCGCTCAGCGGGGCCGGAAACCTCGAGATTGTCAGCACCTCACAGACGGCCAAGGTCATTGTCTCTGTGAAGGACGCCATCCCTGCCATCCTGTGCGGGAAGATAAAAGGTCTCTCAGGAGTCTCCACCAAGAACTTCTCCATCAAACGGGACGGCAGCAAGGTGccgtctctgcagcagctctacGGAGTGCCGTCGGCGTCCCAGGGAGAACAGCACGACCCCAACGACCCTCTGAAAAAGGTCCCTAAAAACAGAGCTATCAAATTGAAGAAGGTCAGCTCGCAGGAGATCCACTTCCTCCCCATCAAGAAGCAGCGACTGGCGGCGCTGCTCCCCAGGAAGTGA